The Candidatus Malacoplasma girerdii genome has a segment encoding these proteins:
- the dnaE gene encoding DNA polymerase III alpha subunit — MFTNICCHSYYSFLMSSLTVDDIINFALINKSKYVVLTDFNVMYGAIEFYNKAIANNLKPIIGLHIKYDNRDLYLIAKNNHGYKQLMKISSFINTNQQYELNDYLDDLFIVASDANNLNLRIKQEMLFSLNQDQLNPIASFQSYCQSIDEVKYLKMLKAIKHDQLFKNINDEFKNSWMLTEPQAQKIFNQKAIDNLNQLLEQCSWTIEFNKERHFIEYNKFTQNLQTKSSQHIIQSLCKSGLEKIFGVGNVPEEYIKRLKHELDIINDMGFNDYFLVVSDYVSFAKNNGILVGPGRGSAAGSLVSYVLGITGIDPIEHHLIFERFLNPERSTMPDIDVDFLDERRNEVIEYVFNKYGVNHVAHIITFQRMKAKLAIRDVGRALGIELVHINKLTSAIGDDTLETFSKKNELNRDSSEIKKLFDFAIKFQDFPRQNGLHAAGIVLSNVDLNEVVPVIDSTDGIYCTQYSMEYLEPLGLIKMDVLGLSNLSTLNQIIKLIKQNYGKTIELNKIPLDDQKVFNFISNGNTTGIFQLESPGMTDLIKRIKPISIEDISICSSLFRPGPQKNIPLYLKNKINPENIVYLNDDVKKILSATYNVIIYQEQVIQIVRKIAGFTLAEADLFRRAISKKNVERFQEIKTTFINGGVKQGYSEELVNKIFDTIFEFANYGFNHSHSLAYSYISYWLSYFAYYYPLEFYGVLLINNKAGNTNVSTYISKAKERGVKILPPDLNQSNESFTIKKSGIIFGFDAVKGIGYEKAKDLIKLRNNQPNKKFENYDNAIKLITKNGTISLTLMKNLIYAGALDSLLNDKSRYWLTLNWENIASSNITTDSLIHEIIKEPTTTEIENLTNKQQELIGAIFNEDPIIKIKEKFNHNDLNLLTISQLTEPNNYSTHIHALVEIIKIREITDKRGEKMAFLKLRDETQVVDVVCFSSAYKSIRELIKQNEYFIVTLIRKINSCNFHLAKARKVDYESTK, encoded by the coding sequence ATGTTTACCAACATTTGTTGTCATTCATATTATTCGTTTTTGATGTCATCACTTACAGTTGATGACATTATTAATTTTGCGTTGATTAACAAGAGTAAATATGTCGTTCTAACTGATTTTAATGTTATGTATGGGGCAATTGAATTCTATAACAAAGCTATTGCCAACAATTTAAAACCAATTATTGGTTTACATATTAAGTATGATAATCGAGATCTTTATTTAATTGCTAAAAACAACCATGGTTACAAACAATTAATGAAGATTTCTTCTTTTATTAATACTAATCAGCAATATGAACTTAACGATTATTTAGATGATTTATTTATCGTTGCAAGTGATGCCAACAATCTTAATTTACGAATAAAACAAGAAATGTTATTCAGTTTAAATCAAGATCAATTGAATCCTATTGCTAGTTTTCAATCATATTGTCAAAGTATTGATGAAGTTAAGTATTTAAAAATGCTTAAAGCCATTAAACATGATCAATTATTTAAAAACATAAATGATGAATTTAAAAATTCATGAATGTTAACTGAACCTCAAGCACAAAAGATATTTAACCAAAAAGCTATTGATAATTTAAATCAATTACTTGAACAATGTTCATGAACTATTGAATTCAATAAAGAACGTCATTTTATTGAATATAACAAATTTACACAAAACCTTCAAACTAAATCTTCTCAACATATTATTCAATCACTTTGCAAAAGTGGCTTAGAAAAAATATTTGGTGTTGGTAATGTTCCTGAAGAATATATCAAGCGTTTAAAACATGAATTAGACATCATTAATGACATGGGTTTTAATGATTATTTCCTTGTTGTTAGTGATTATGTTAGTTTTGCAAAAAATAACGGTATTTTAGTTGGCCCCGGAAGAGGAAGCGCAGCCGGAAGTTTAGTTTCTTATGTACTAGGAATAACTGGAATCGACCCTATTGAACACCATCTAATTTTTGAACGTTTCTTGAATCCAGAACGAAGCACTATGCCTGATATTGATGTGGATTTTTTAGATGAAAGACGTAATGAAGTTATTGAATATGTTTTCAATAAATATGGCGTAAATCATGTTGCACATATTATTACATTCCAAAGAATGAAGGCTAAATTAGCTATTCGTGATGTTGGAAGAGCTTTAGGAATTGAATTAGTTCATATTAACAAATTAACAAGTGCCATTGGTGATGACACGCTTGAAACATTTAGCAAGAAAAATGAACTAAATCGTGATAGTTCTGAAATTAAAAAACTATTTGATTTTGCTATTAAATTTCAAGACTTTCCACGTCAAAACGGTTTGCATGCAGCTGGAATTGTTTTAAGTAATGTGGACTTAAATGAAGTTGTACCAGTTATTGATAGTACAGATGGAATTTACTGCACTCAATATTCGATGGAATATTTAGAGCCACTAGGTTTAATTAAAATGGACGTATTAGGTTTAAGTAACTTAAGTACTTTAAATCAAATTATTAAATTGATTAAACAGAATTACGGTAAAACCATTGAATTAAACAAGATTCCTCTTGATGACCAAAAAGTATTTAATTTTATTTCTAATGGAAATACAACTGGAATTTTTCAACTTGAATCTCCTGGAATGACTGATTTAATCAAACGAATTAAACCAATAAGCATTGAAGATATTTCAATTTGTTCTTCTTTGTTTCGTCCCGGACCTCAAAAAAATATTCCTCTTTATTTAAAAAATAAAATAAACCCAGAAAATATTGTTTATTTAAATGATGATGTTAAAAAAATTTTAAGTGCTACTTACAACGTTATTATTTATCAAGAACAAGTAATTCAAATTGTTAGAAAAATTGCTGGTTTTACTCTAGCTGAAGCTGATTTATTCCGACGAGCTATTAGTAAAAAAAATGTTGAACGATTTCAAGAAATTAAGACAACTTTTATTAATGGTGGAGTAAAACAGGGTTATAGTGAGGAATTAGTTAATAAAATTTTTGATACTATTTTTGAGTTTGCAAATTATGGTTTTAATCACTCACATTCGTTAGCCTATTCATACATAAGCTACTGATTAAGTTATTTTGCTTATTATTATCCTTTAGAGTTTTATGGTGTTTTATTGATCAATAATAAAGCAGGAAATACCAATGTTTCTACATACATTAGTAAAGCTAAAGAACGTGGAGTAAAAATATTGCCACCTGATTTAAATCAATCTAATGAAAGCTTCACCATTAAAAAAAGTGGTATCATCTTTGGTTTTGATGCAGTTAAAGGAATTGGATATGAAAAAGCTAAAGATTTAATTAAATTAAGAAATAATCAACCAAATAAAAAGTTTGAAAATTATGATAATGCAATTAAACTAATCACTAAAAATGGGACAATTTCATTAACCTTAATGAAGAATTTAATTTATGCAGGTGCACTTGATAGTTTATTAAATGATAAAAGTCGATATTGATTAACACTCAACTGAGAAAATATTGCAAGCAGCAATATTACTACAGATAGTTTAATTCATGAAATCATTAAAGAACCAACCACTACAGAAATTGAAAATTTAACAAATAAACAGCAAGAATTAATTGGTGCCATTTTTAATGAAGATCCAATTATTAAAATTAAAGAAAAATTTAATCATAATGATTTAAATTTATTAACAATTAGTCAATTAACTGAACCAAATAATTATTCAACCCATATTCATGCGTTGGTTGAGATTATTAAAATACGTGAAATTACTGATAAACGTGGGGAAAAAATGGCATTTTTAAAATTACGTGATGAAACACAAGTTGTCGATGTTGTTTGTTTTTCTTCGGCATACAAATCTATTCGTGAATTAATTAAACAAAATGAATATTTTATTGTCACATTAATTCGAAAAATTAACTCGTGCAACTTTCATTTAGCAAAAGCAAGAAAGGTTGACTATGAATCAACAAAATAA
- the fpg gene encoding formamidopyrimidine-DNA glycosylase has product MPELPEVTTVIKVLKDAKVLNHVIKKVNILKPKVIKNSTPKEFINFLVGEKITDITRIGKYIIFHLTHNKYWMVHLRMEGKLFYELNSKEVSTRHLMVQLEFDNNHVLGYYDSRMFGTFHIFNNENDLNNCKELQRVSIDPLNTNFTAEYLYDKIHKINRAIKTTILDQSLVSGIGNIYADEILFASRIHPLTPAKLVTLDECKNIVKNAKFILKDAIKFNGTTVFSFKFAMNHSGGFQKYLKIYGHDKEPCPVCGTIINKIKVNGRGTHFCPKCQPLKE; this is encoded by the coding sequence ATGCCAGAACTTCCTGAAGTCACTACTGTTATTAAAGTTTTAAAGGATGCAAAAGTTTTAAATCACGTCATTAAAAAAGTTAATATTTTGAAACCAAAAGTAATTAAAAATTCAACACCAAAAGAATTTATCAATTTTTTGGTTGGTGAAAAGATTACTGATATTACTCGAATTGGTAAATATATTATTTTTCATTTAACGCATAATAAATACTGAATGGTGCACTTGCGAATGGAAGGAAAATTATTTTATGAATTAAATTCTAAAGAAGTTTCTACTCGTCATTTGATGGTGCAATTAGAATTTGATAATAATCATGTCTTGGGTTACTACGATTCAAGAATGTTTGGTACATTCCATATTTTTAATAATGAGAATGATTTAAACAATTGTAAAGAATTACAACGTGTCAGTATTGATCCCCTAAATACTAATTTTACTGCTGAATACTTATATGATAAAATTCATAAAATTAATCGTGCTATTAAAACAACTATTCTTGATCAATCATTAGTATCAGGAATTGGTAATATCTATGCTGATGAAATTTTATTTGCTAGCCGAATTCACCCATTAACTCCCGCTAAATTAGTAACTTTAGATGAATGCAAAAACATTGTTAAGAATGCTAAATTTATTTTAAAAGATGCCATTAAATTTAATGGTACTACAGTTTTTTCTTTTAAATTTGCAATGAATCATTCAGGTGGATTCCAAAAATATTTAAAAATATATGGTCACGATAAAGAACCGTGTCCAGTATGTGGAACCATTATTAATAAAATCAAAGTTAACGGGCGTGGAACTCATTTCTGCCCAAAATGTCAACCATTGAAAGAATAA
- the coaE gene encoding dephospho-CoA kinase codes for MLVCLTGKTGSGKSTVLNQINNLGYKTYEMDKYIHSIYQVNQPGYELIKSYFGEIYVNGNEVDRKKLGQLVFNHKEKLIKLNELMLPLIRNEIIRIKNTSNTKEIIFIELAIFLNHEEYFKNLFDQIVLVVGKSEIEEEKIKNLSWFKHKKKVKNPIKSELNCEHETMFNTGSISNLVNKINTLIAKLKTKQ; via the coding sequence ATGCTAGTTTGTTTAACAGGAAAAACTGGAAGTGGAAAATCAACAGTATTAAACCAAATTAATAATCTTGGTTATAAAACATATGAAATGGATAAATATATTCATTCTATTTATCAAGTAAATCAACCGGGATATGAACTAATCAAAAGTTATTTTGGCGAAATTTATGTTAATGGCAATGAAGTTGATCGAAAAAAACTTGGCCAATTAGTTTTTAATCATAAAGAGAAACTTATAAAACTAAATGAATTAATGCTTCCATTAATTCGTAATGAAATAATCCGTATAAAAAACACTAGCAATACTAAAGAAATCATTTTTATTGAATTAGCTATTTTTTTAAATCACGAAGAATACTTTAAAAATTTATTTGATCAAATAGTTCTTGTTGTTGGTAAGAGTGAGATTGAAGAAGAAAAAATCAAAAATCTATCATGATTTAAACACAAAAAGAAGGTAAAAAATCCGATTAAATCTGAATTAAATTGTGAACATGAAACTATGTTTAATACTGGCTCAATTAGCAATTTAGTTAATAAAATTAATACCTTAATTGCCAAATTAAAAACTAAGCAATAA
- a CDS encoding rubredoxin translates to MKKYICELCGYVYDEESGDADHKIPAGTKFADLPSDFMCPLCGAGKESFSEQK, encoded by the coding sequence ATGAAAAAATACATCTGTGAATTATGCGGATACGTTTATGATGAAGAATCTGGTGATGCTGATCACAAGATTCCTGCAGGAACTAAATTTGCTGATTTACCATCTGATTTTATGTGCCCTTTATGTGGTGCAGGAAAAGAATCTTTCTCTGAACAAAAATAA
- a CDS encoding putative DnaB-like protein — translation MSNVNVVFTIYKKHDFYMNMTAINDLYKPLVGKNAIDTYVNLCLEADKIIKTGIKFHSLCDLTKSLNLSNDDFTVARNYLEAVGLIKTYYVNNEQQFWFELLEPLSFNNFISNQKFRCLLMRNIGKENYERLEYYYANNHFPNKCVDISKTFNQMFSDQDLSNVYAFNFEQLYKNICANTHHNVVFSKEVKELIENNFATYNLHLSEIEHCIYQSVILTTDNAYVVDYQKLFFTFKSYRDQMNNINLLSQVKINRNSKMFIDHLDQNEIDKVFSSYRSLNAEQYYSAIKKIPLTDEEKSIINTLKNTYCLEDSIINLMIDFSLTKTLGRLNKTYLFKMANTVNNLNLLELSNLFAYLNGSWKTHVSNNGEFTKQVVLTEYEPIEMKKRI, via the coding sequence ATGTCAAACGTTAATGTTGTCTTTACTATTTATAAAAAACACGATTTTTATATGAATATGACAGCAATTAATGACCTTTATAAACCATTAGTTGGGAAAAATGCTATTGATACTTATGTCAACTTGTGTCTTGAAGCTGACAAAATTATCAAGACCGGAATTAAGTTTCATAGCTTATGTGATTTAACCAAATCACTTAATTTAAGTAATGATGATTTTACAGTTGCGAGAAATTATCTTGAAGCTGTCGGATTAATTAAAACTTACTATGTAAATAACGAACAACAATTCTGATTTGAATTGTTAGAACCTTTATCTTTTAATAATTTTATTAGTAATCAAAAGTTTCGTTGCCTTTTGATGCGTAATATTGGCAAAGAAAATTATGAAAGACTTGAATATTACTATGCTAATAATCACTTTCCTAATAAATGTGTTGATATTTCTAAAACTTTTAATCAAATGTTTAGTGATCAAGATTTAAGTAACGTCTATGCTTTTAATTTTGAACAACTATACAAAAACATTTGTGCAAACACACATCATAATGTTGTATTTAGTAAAGAAGTAAAAGAATTAATTGAAAATAACTTTGCTACATATAATCTTCATTTAAGTGAAATTGAACATTGTATTTATCAGTCAGTAATATTAACAACTGACAATGCTTATGTTGTTGATTACCAAAAACTGTTTTTTACCTTTAAATCTTATCGTGATCAAATGAATAATATTAATTTGTTGTCGCAAGTCAAGATCAACAGAAATTCAAAAATGTTTATTGATCATCTTGATCAAAATGAAATTGATAAAGTTTTTAGTTCTTACCGTAGTTTAAATGCTGAGCAATACTATTCAGCAATTAAAAAAATTCCACTAACTGATGAAGAAAAATCAATTATTAATACACTAAAAAACACTTATTGTCTTGAAGACTCAATTATTAATTTAATGATTGATTTCTCATTGACAAAAACATTGGGTCGTTTAAATAAGACTTACTTATTTAAAATGGCTAATACAGTAAATAACCTAAATCTACTTGAATTAAGTAATTTATTTGCTTACTTAAATGGTTCGTGAAAAACTCATGTTTCTAACAACGGTGAATTCACTAAACAAGTTGTATTAACTGAATATGAACCAATAGAAATGAAAAAGAGAATTTAA
- a CDS encoding metallo-beta-lactamase family flavodoxin: MFKVKNNIYSVGVLNPNLRIFDIVMCTEFGTTYNSYLIKDPKGNVLIDTAHRTFNKEFFDHVKEVCRTNEIKYLIVNHCEPDHSGSIRDLIQTNPNIEIYCSQASKKFLEGITNLNNLKIHVVKDKETLKLAKHTLQFEIAPFLHWPDSMFTYVVEEKVVFTCDFLGSHYCEPQMIDSKITYPDSYFKALKYYYDAIFGPFKPWVKAGLKKLKALDIEYACTSHGPILTKKGLYPKILDLYEEWSEPNAKSNIVPIFYVSAYGCTTKIAESIAKGIKQAGYTPKLYDVIYHSAEELSAALNTCDMFCVGSPTLNRNALPPIWILLAGIDAINMRKKKAFVFGSYGWSGEAVDLISSYLNKLEIATPAMMKMNFVPTEKDLEAATKLAVEFAK, translated from the coding sequence ATGTTTAAAGTTAAAAATAACATTTATAGTGTTGGGGTACTTAACCCTAATTTACGAATCTTTGATATTGTAATGTGTACTGAATTCGGTACTACTTACAACTCATATTTAATTAAAGACCCTAAGGGCAACGTTTTAATTGATACTGCCCATCGAACATTTAACAAAGAATTTTTTGATCACGTTAAAGAAGTTTGTAGAACTAATGAAATTAAATATTTAATCGTTAATCACTGTGAACCAGATCATTCTGGATCAATTCGTGATTTAATTCAAACAAATCCTAATATTGAAATTTATTGTTCACAAGCTAGCAAAAAATTTCTTGAAGGAATTACTAATTTAAATAATTTAAAAATTCATGTTGTTAAAGATAAAGAAACGCTAAAACTAGCGAAACATACTTTGCAATTTGAAATTGCTCCATTTTTACATTGACCTGATTCAATGTTTACTTATGTTGTTGAAGAAAAAGTTGTCTTCACTTGTGACTTTTTAGGAAGTCACTACTGTGAACCACAAATGATTGATAGTAAAATTACTTATCCTGATTCTTACTTCAAAGCATTAAAATATTATTATGATGCAATTTTTGGGCCATTTAAACCTTGAGTTAAAGCTGGTCTAAAGAAATTAAAAGCATTAGATATTGAATATGCTTGTACTTCTCACGGTCCAATTTTAACGAAAAAAGGTTTATATCCAAAAATTCTTGATTTATACGAAGAATGAAGTGAACCAAATGCTAAAAGCAATATTGTTCCAATTTTCTATGTATCAGCGTATGGATGCACAACCAAAATTGCTGAAAGTATCGCTAAAGGAATTAAACAAGCTGGATATACACCAAAACTATATGATGTCATTTATCATTCAGCTGAAGAACTATCTGCTGCATTAAATACATGTGATATGTTCTGTGTTGGTAGTCCAACACTAAATAGAAATGCCCTTCCACCAATCTGAATACTATTAGCTGGTATTGACGCAATTAATATGCGTAAAAAGAAAGCTTTTGTATTCGGAAGCTATGGATGAAGCGGTGAAGCTGTTGACTTAATTAGCAGTTATTTAAATAAACTAGAAATTGCTACACCAGCAATGATGAAAATGAACTTTGTTCCAACTGAAAAAGACCTTGAAGCTGCTACTAAATTAGCAGTTGAATTTGCTAAGTAA
- a CDS encoding phytoene dehydrogenase-like protein, with protein MKQNLKYDAIIVGAGSGGLTCAIELAKTKKRVLVIERHNLPGGRCSSFCRGRFEFEASLPHLHFVSNAGFLNRLFTSYGFMNEIKWIKIQNGYEYIEGDFHYLLPLNLNQFVRDMKQIEPNNEKPLKWLIEQAKHDYDLINQANYDFKKIIHKSVNQVFDEINLTGIARNIISNYWMYLGCDLNSTNFSLFIAHWYQYMNQMTLIPKNRSHEISVHLEKKFRELGGEIWFNTTVDEILIKDHQVNGVRIDNKQIINAPIVVANIASQYVIDQLIKEKPACILNHKYNKTNISVFLGLNKSFSDLGIKHYNYLINKNDNYKDQSNIMQSLNENHSLTAQCLSVLDETMCFKGSCLLTLNTFVNENVWNQINIKDYFKVKETVGLNLIESFEKATGIKLKPYVEDVEIATAISYGHFINSPDGVSNGYINQPLINHDNHIIKNLYFVGKFASNLPSHAFAYINGYLTAQLIKKEHQF; from the coding sequence ATGAAACAAAATTTAAAATATGATGCAATAATTGTGGGTGCAGGAAGCGGGGGATTGACATGTGCTATTGAATTGGCTAAAACTAAAAAACGTGTTTTAGTAATTGAACGCCATAATCTTCCCGGAGGAAGATGTTCATCATTTTGCAGAGGACGATTTGAATTTGAAGCATCGCTACCTCATCTGCATTTTGTTTCTAATGCTGGATTTTTAAATCGTTTATTTACTTCATATGGTTTTATGAATGAAATCAAATGAATTAAAATTCAAAATGGTTATGAATATATAGAAGGTGATTTTCATTACTTGTTGCCATTAAATTTAAATCAATTTGTTAGAGATATGAAACAAATTGAACCAAATAACGAAAAACCATTAAAATGATTAATTGAACAAGCAAAGCATGATTATGATTTAATTAATCAAGCTAATTATGATTTCAAAAAAATTATTCACAAAAGTGTTAATCAGGTTTTTGATGAAATCAATTTAACCGGTATAGCTCGAAATATTATTTCTAATTATTGAATGTATCTTGGTTGTGATCTAAATTCAACAAATTTTAGTCTCTTTATTGCTCATTGGTATCAATATATGAATCAGATGACTTTAATTCCTAAAAATCGAAGTCATGAAATCTCAGTTCATCTTGAAAAGAAATTTCGCGAGTTGGGTGGTGAAATTTGATTCAATACAACAGTTGATGAAATTTTAATCAAGGATCATCAAGTTAATGGTGTTCGAATTGACAATAAACAGATTATTAATGCACCAATTGTTGTTGCTAATATTGCTAGTCAATACGTAATTGATCAATTGATCAAAGAAAAACCAGCATGTATTTTAAATCACAAATATAACAAAACTAATATTAGTGTCTTTTTAGGGCTAAATAAAAGTTTCTCTGATTTAGGTATTAAACATTACAATTATTTGATTAATAAAAACGATAATTATAAAGACCAATCAAATATAATGCAATCACTTAATGAAAATCATTCATTGACTGCTCAGTGTTTAAGTGTTTTAGATGAAACAATGTGTTTTAAAGGAAGTTGTTTGTTAACACTTAACACATTTGTTAATGAAAATGTTTGAAATCAAATTAATATTAAAGATTATTTTAAAGTTAAAGAAACGGTAGGATTAAATTTAATTGAAAGCTTTGAAAAAGCAACCGGAATTAAATTAAAACCATATGTTGAAGATGTAGAAATTGCAACGGCAATAAGTTATGGGCATTTCATTAATTCGCCAGACGGAGTAAGCAATGGTTATATTAATCAGCCATTAATTAATCATGATAACCACATTATTAAAAACCTATATTTTGTTGGCAAATTTGCTTCTAATTTGCCAAGCCATGCATTTGCATATATTAATGGTTATTTAACTGCCCAATTAATTAAAAAGGAACATCAATTCTAA
- the exo gene encoding 5'-3' exonuclease — protein sequence MNQQNKKAIAIDGNCLMYRFFYATQSLVSKYKKNSVVATNALDLFIRSILKLRQKENYTYGLIAFDSPGGSFRNQQFIEYKTNRKGMPDDLFDQVPLIHKAAELMGFYIGKKAGYEADDLIGSFSHLLNTNMINVDIYSTDQDMLQLINEYTSLNVLKKGVSEILKIDFDNFKINNLSVIDPSFVTTYKALAGDSSDNIPGVNGIGQKLANEIINKYGSIENLYSKVNEWTFSDRIKNALINYKDKAFVYRTIATITVNCYDNVSAEAFVLKPVDIVGLKQMCEKFNLYKLLEFINKWEEI from the coding sequence ATGAATCAACAAAATAAGAAAGCTATTGCAATTGATGGCAATTGTTTGATGTACCGTTTTTTTTATGCTACTCAATCATTAGTTTCTAAATATAAAAAAAATTCAGTCGTTGCCACTAACGCTCTTGATCTGTTTATTCGCAGCATTCTAAAATTGCGTCAAAAAGAAAACTACACATATGGATTAATTGCTTTTGATTCTCCTGGAGGAAGTTTTCGCAACCAACAATTTATTGAATATAAAACAAATCGAAAGGGAATGCCTGATGATTTATTTGATCAAGTACCTTTAATTCATAAAGCGGCTGAATTAATGGGGTTTTATATTGGCAAAAAAGCTGGTTACGAAGCTGATGATTTAATTGGTAGTTTTAGCCATTTATTAAATACCAATATGATTAATGTTGATATCTATTCAACTGATCAAGACATGTTACAATTAATTAATGAATATACATCACTTAATGTTTTAAAAAAAGGTGTTAGTGAAATTCTAAAAATTGATTTTGATAACTTTAAAATTAATAATTTATCAGTAATTGATCCTAGTTTCGTCACTACATATAAAGCACTGGCTGGTGATAGTTCTGATAACATTCCCGGGGTTAATGGTATTGGACAAAAACTTGCTAATGAAATCATTAATAAATATGGTTCAATCGAAAACTTATATTCTAAAGTTAATGAATGAACTTTTAGTGATCGAATTAAAAATGCTTTAATCAATTACAAAGATAAAGCATTTGTTTATCGGACAATTGCAACAATAACTGTTAACTGTTATGATAATGTAAGTGCAGAAGCTTTTGTTCTTAAGCCAGTTGATATTGTCGGCTTAAAGCAAATGTGTGAAAAATTTAATTTATACAAATTGTTAGAATTCATTAATAAATGAGAGGAAATATAA
- the dnaI gene encoding primosomal protein DnaI, with translation MSADDLEKRLLEVYQKQLNHPVIKSLNLTPAEVKKWFSLINDIYLQEVGCLNLSDHTKCINSNKKHLRLIRTEDNRIKPILIDCPNLVNKSNLIDQYQENKEPIGLNLLLVEQNNSNRTIQSNKASFISDVLLKTIQKISQKSSCKNICGLYVYGDNGVGKSLLMHEFILELQKLKLNLKTAFVFVPKILRSLKDSFDNENENYVKSMIDLLSEVDVLVLDDIGAESTSEWFYNEFLLNILNARMYENRMTWFTSNLSLDELERHIKTKAKMDRVTINRFMSRIRTLVQNNEIKLIDKNNRY, from the coding sequence ATGAGTGCTGATGATCTAGAAAAAAGATTACTAGAAGTTTATCAAAAACAGTTAAACCATCCAGTAATAAAATCTTTAAATTTAACTCCTGCTGAAGTAAAAAAATGATTTAGTTTAATTAATGATATTTATTTACAAGAAGTAGGTTGTTTAAATTTATCTGATCATACTAAATGTATTAACTCTAATAAAAAACACTTACGTTTAATTAGAACGGAAGATAATAGAATAAAACCTATTTTAATTGATTGTCCTAATTTAGTTAATAAATCAAATTTAATTGATCAATATCAAGAAAATAAAGAACCAATTGGATTAAATTTATTGCTTGTTGAACAAAATAATAGTAATAGAACAATTCAAAGTAATAAAGCATCTTTTATTAGTGATGTATTACTTAAAACAATTCAAAAAATTAGCCAAAAATCTAGTTGTAAAAACATCTGTGGATTATATGTTTATGGGGATAATGGTGTTGGCAAAAGTCTTTTAATGCATGAATTTATTCTTGAATTACAAAAACTTAAACTTAATTTAAAAACCGCTTTTGTGTTTGTTCCTAAAATTCTTCGCAGTTTAAAAGATTCATTTGATAATGAAAATGAAAATTATGTAAAATCGATGATTGATTTATTAAGTGAAGTAGACGTCCTAGTTCTTGATGATATTGGTGCTGAATCAACAAGTGAATGATTCTATAACGAATTTTTATTAAATATTCTTAATGCTCGTATGTACGAAAATAGAATGACTTGATTTACTTCTAATTTATCACTCGATGAATTAGAACGTCATATTAAAACTAAAGCAAAAATGGATAGAGTTACTATTAACCGTTTTATGTCTCGAATTCGAACTTTAGTTCAAAATAATGAAATTAAATTAATCGACAAAAATAACCGTTATTAA